The Euwallacea similis isolate ESF13 chromosome 18, ESF131.1, whole genome shotgun sequence genome contains a region encoding:
- the Magi gene encoding membrane-associated guanylate kinase, WW and PDZ domain-containing protein 2: protein MSHSSDPNPLSQPLRVETEDPSVSETTNYYGEEKDSFNHGNEGHENDSLGPLPPKWEKAFTESGEAYFIDHTTGTSHWLDPRLSKFQKKSLEDCLDDELPYGWEKISDPHYGTYFIDHVNRRTQYENPVIQAKRAASQASARASRTYFTRDPSELCGQRIRTSLVKSSRGLGFTIVGGDDGVDEFLQIKSVVPKGPAWLDGQLQMGDVIVFVNDTCVLGYTHNQIVRLFQSISVGSTVQLEVCRGYPLPFDPNDPNTEVVTTIAVDAHLQSLSNDKRLLDTNYNFLEGEDCISRDEEQIDAPDDIDDLLKGINTMTLGKLEVRVRIVKGNLGFGFTIADSACGQRVKKILDRQRCKNLMEGDILLEINDISLQSLSHDEVVQVLKNCPYNNEATICVQRGCSNKTTNIRNKHRKLEPKYGSKDIVNAHRSKTPTADLYSTQPREVLPSRPKTPLVDTRNLSKTSLKDINSNSNEAHREFQNDVFPIDKAQLPSSIIDSHEEDELDVDIPENNQIKPSYEYPPPVDLKFSPYMPPHRYDCACAFCSSPRPNALDSNNIDYPNNRKKVNNYWPYQINTRHDYITMHVVLNRLENGFGFRIVGGIEDKSQVAVGQIVPGGAADLDGRMQTGDEIVSVEGFSVLKAEHRQVVQLINAAAARGQVSLILRRRVFTPPGPGPVNYTSISWSLENTSPALPANHAPPLVLASPTGPTYDVTVQRTESEGFGFVIISSVNKIGSTIGRLIEDSPAERCGRLRVGDYIVAVNHIDIMHLSHGDIVNLIKESGLSVTLTIAPNADL from the exons ATGAGTCATTCAAGTGATCCAAATCCTTTATCCCAACCTTTGAGGGTGGAAACCGAAGACCCAAGTGTATCTGAGACTACAAACTATTATGGGGAGGAGAAGGACAGTTTTAACCATGGTAACGAAGGACATGAGAATGATTCTTTAGGCCCATTGCCCCCCAAATGGGAGAAAGCATTTACTGAGAGTGGTGAAGCCTACTTTATTGA TCACACAACCGGAACTTCACATTGGCTCGACCCCcgattatcaaaatttcaaaagaaaagcTTAGAAGATTGCCTTGATGATGAACTTCCATATGGCTGGGAAAAAATCAGTGATCCGCATTATGGTACCTACTTTATTGACCATGTGAATAGAAGGACGCAATATGAGAATCCAGTGATCCAGGCCAAAAGAGCGGCCTCTCAAGCTTCAGCTAGGGCTAGTAGAACGTATTTTACTAGAGATCCCTCTGAATTGTGTGGTCAAAGAATAAGAACATCATTGGTAAAGTCTTCAAGAGGGTTGGGATTTACTATAGTTGGTGGGGACGATGGGGTTGATGAGTTTCTACAAATCAAATCTGTAGTGCCAAAAGGACCTGCTTGGCTGGATGGACAGCTTCAAATGGGGGATGTTATAGTGTTTGTTAACGACACGTGTGTGTTAGGCTATACTCACAACCAAATAGTTAGGTTATTCCAGTCAATTAGCGTAGGATCCACAGTTCAACTTGAAGTCTGCAGAGGTTATCCCTTACCGTTTGACCCAAATGACCCAAATACGGAGGTAGTTACCACAATTGCAGTTGATGCTCATTTACAATCCTTATCAAACGACAAGAGATTGCTTGACACCAATTATAACTTCCTTGAGGGTGAAGACTGTATATCCAGAGATGAGGAGCAAATTGACGCTCCTGATGACATTGACGATTTGCTCAAAGGAATAAATACGATGACTTTGGGAAAATTGGAAGTTAGAGTTCGTATTGTAAAAGGAAATCTTGGATTTGGGTTTACTATTGCTGATAGTGCTTGCGGGCAGCGggttaagaaaatattagatCGGCAGCGATGTAAGAATCTCATGGAAGgtgatattttattggaaataaatgaCATATCGTTGCAAAGCCTATCCCACGATGAGGTGGTTCAAGTTCTTAAAAATTGCCCTTACAATAACGAAGCTACGATTTGTGTGCAAAGAGGGTGTTCCAACAAAACCACAAACATTCGAAATAAGCATAGAAAACTTGAGCCTAAATATGGATCCAAAGATATTGTGAACGCCCATAGAAGCAAAACACCCACTGCAGATTTGTACAGTACTCAACCTCGTGAAGTGTTGCCCAGTAGACCTAAAACACCACTTGTAGACACAAGAAATCTCAGCAAAACCTCATTAAAGGATATTAACTCCAACTCAAACGAAGCCCATAGAGAGTTCCAAAATGATGTCTTCCCCATTGATAAGGCTCAATTACCCTCATCAATTATTGACAGCCATGAGGAAGACGAGTTAGATGTGGATATTCCAGagaataatcaaattaaaccGTCATATGAGTATCCTCCTCCTGTGGATCTCAAGTTCAGTCCTTATATGCCTCCTCATAGATACGACTGTGCCTGCGCCTTCTGCTCCAGCCCCAGACCTAATGCGTTAGATAGTAATAATATAGATTATCCTAATAACaggaaaaaagtaaacaattatTGGCCATATCAGATCAACACTAGGCACGACTATATTACAATGCATGTTGTGCTAAATAGACTGGAAAATGGATTTGGGTTTAGAATCGTTGGAGGAATAGAGGATAAGTCACAG GTGGCTGTCGGCCAAATAGTACCTGGAGGTGCAGCAGACTTAGACGGGCGCATGCAGACAGGAGATGAGATAGTCAGCGTTGAAGGTTTCTCGGTACTCAAAGCAGAACATCGGCAAGTCGTTCAACTTATAAACGCTGCTGCTGCCAGAGGCCAAGTTAGTCTTATCTTACGGAGACGAGTTTTCACTCCGCCTGGCCCAGGACCGGTTAACTACACTTCCATAAGCTGGTCTTTGGAAAACACCTCTCCTGCCTTGCCTGCAAATCATGCTCCTCCTTTGGTACTTGCCAGTCCGACTGGACCGACGTATGACGTTACCGTGCAAAGGACTGAAAGTGAGGGATTTGGCTTCGTTATCATATCCTCCGTCAACAAAATTGGATCTACTATTG GTCGTTTAATTGAGGATAGCCCTGCGGAACGATGTGGAAGACTACGCGTTGGGGACTATATCGTAGCTGTTAATCATATAGATATAATGCATTTAAGCCATGGCGATATCGTGAACTTAATTAAAGAATCCGGCTTATCGGTAACTTTAACAATAGCGCCTAATGCAGATTTATGA